The proteins below are encoded in one region of Caulobacter henricii:
- the didA gene encoding DNA damage-induced SOS-independent cell division inhibitor A, translated as MTDYAMPHAFQPTRRPARPGRPTGLIGAVSYGGVLLVWLALFVLDRPLALKVFRERRADSPIRRDWRW; from the coding sequence ATGACCGACTATGCCATGCCCCACGCTTTCCAGCCGACCCGCCGTCCCGCCCGTCCGGGGCGTCCCACCGGCCTGATCGGTGCCGTAAGCTATGGAGGCGTTCTGCTGGTCTGGCTGGCCCTGTTCGTGCTCGACCGACCCCTGGCGCTGAAGGTGTTCCGCGAGCGCCGCGCCGACTCGCCGATCCGTCGCGACTGGCGCTGGTAG
- a CDS encoding polyhydroxyalkanoic acid system family protein has translation MSKPITITIPHKLGAAEARRRIESGFAQLASQIPGGSADQVQQTWNGDTLTFSAVAMGQTISGTLDVLGDLVKLDIVLPGMLGMIAGKIRDQLQKRGQLLLENK, from the coding sequence ATGTCCAAGCCGATCACGATCACCATCCCCCACAAGCTCGGCGCTGCCGAGGCCCGTCGGCGGATCGAGTCCGGCTTTGCCCAGCTGGCCAGCCAGATCCCGGGGGGCAGCGCCGATCAGGTGCAGCAAACCTGGAACGGTGACACCCTGACCTTCTCGGCGGTCGCCATGGGCCAGACGATCAGCGGCACCCTGGATGTGCTGGGCGACCTGGTGAAACTGGATATCGTCCTGCCAGGCATGCTGGGCATGATCGCGGGCAAGATCAGGGACCAGCTGCAAAAGCGGGGTCAGCTGCTGCTGGAGAACAAGTAG
- a CDS encoding DUF983 domain-containing protein: MTTPERSIPPVLSGLRCRCPRCGEGKLFRGFLKLAPACDRCGLSFAFADPADGPAFFVMSGVGIVVIGVFAWIEIAYHPPVWVHFVTVFPALLAGCLGTLRPVKAWLVASQYIHKAEEGRFASLGRHDFDERRL, translated from the coding sequence ATGACGACGCCTGAGCGATCGATCCCGCCGGTTCTCTCAGGCCTGCGCTGCCGGTGCCCGCGCTGCGGCGAGGGCAAGCTGTTCAGGGGCTTCCTGAAACTGGCCCCGGCCTGTGACCGGTGTGGCCTGAGCTTCGCCTTCGCCGACCCGGCCGACGGTCCGGCCTTTTTCGTGATGAGCGGCGTCGGCATCGTGGTGATCGGCGTCTTTGCCTGGATCGAGATCGCCTATCACCCGCCGGTCTGGGTGCATTTCGTCACCGTGTTCCCGGCCCTGCTGGCGGGGTGCCTGGGGACGCTGCGGCCCGTCAAGGCCTGGCTGGTGGCCTCGCAGTACATCCACAAGGCCGAGGAGGGGCGGTTTGCCAGTCTCGGCCGGCACGATTTCGACGAGCGCCGCCTTTAG
- a CDS encoding TetR/AcrR family transcriptional regulator has protein sequence MKTPTTRSPRKAKGHGAERREEILEAALTLFSERGVHAVSTRQIAELAGISQPALYAYFATKDDMADELCVRAFAVLVERMKAARVVGDPTVANFERSLRVYVDFGIESPNAYRVAFMIEKGPHGHGFDKRDSLPMLAGLDAFAMFRDIVGEYQAAGLTVLDDPQLATQTLWAGLHGLVSLLIARSEFPWVDREALIDAHIAMLRRGALK, from the coding sequence ATGAAGACTCCAACCACGCGATCGCCGCGTAAAGCCAAGGGGCACGGTGCCGAGCGCCGCGAGGAGATCCTGGAGGCCGCCCTGACCCTGTTCAGCGAGCGCGGCGTCCATGCGGTCTCGACCCGCCAGATCGCTGAACTGGCCGGCATCTCGCAACCGGCCCTCTATGCCTATTTCGCCACCAAGGACGACATGGCCGATGAGCTGTGCGTGCGGGCCTTTGCGGTCCTGGTCGAACGCATGAAGGCCGCCAGGGTGGTGGGCGATCCGACTGTGGCCAATTTCGAGCGGTCCCTGCGGGTCTATGTCGATTTCGGCATCGAGAGCCCCAATGCCTATCGGGTCGCCTTCATGATCGAGAAGGGGCCGCACGGCCACGGCTTCGACAAGCGCGACAGCCTGCCCATGCTGGCGGGCCTCGACGCCTTCGCGATGTTCCGTGACATCGTCGGAGAGTATCAGGCGGCGGGCCTGACCGTGCTGGATGATCCGCAACTGGCCACCCAGACCCTGTGGGCGGGGCTGCATGGCCTGGTGTCCCTGCTGATCGCGCGGTCGGAGTTTCCCTGGGTCGACCGTGAGGCGCTCATCGACGCCCACATCGCCATGTTGCGGCGGGGTGCCCTTAAGTAG
- a CDS encoding efflux RND transporter periplasmic adaptor subunit — MRPWVVVALLPWLASCGSQGQKAEAPALPTPVEAVRVAAPRNADTVSATGTLERRREMALSFRIAGVLTRMSVEAGDRVQAGQVIATIDPASLDARQQQSSADLERARRDVERDKTLFEKGYVSRQRLDDRQSALKSAQAAYNAASFDRRWGQLVSPASGVVLARTAQTGEVVQPGQVVARVADLNSPLVLRLPLAARDAARVRVGDGARIKVEDLGGTLLTGTVTRVGEAADTRTGAVTVELELTGRPDLRSGQIASAELSVRAATTPSGPAAAQSRIPAEALLEAKGSRAFVLRLDGGVARRTAVGFGGFDGDDALVSGLADGTQVITVGAGFVSDGEKVRVVDPAKLVGEN, encoded by the coding sequence ATGCGCCCCTGGGTCGTGGTCGCGCTTCTGCCCTGGCTGGCATCCTGCGGCAGTCAGGGCCAGAAGGCCGAGGCCCCGGCCCTGCCGACCCCCGTCGAGGCCGTTCGGGTCGCCGCTCCCCGCAATGCCGACACGGTCTCGGCCACCGGCACGCTGGAGCGTCGCCGCGAAATGGCCCTGTCCTTCCGCATCGCCGGGGTCCTGACCCGGATGAGCGTCGAGGCCGGAGACCGGGTGCAGGCCGGCCAGGTGATTGCGACCATCGATCCGGCCAGCCTGGATGCACGGCAGCAGCAGAGCTCGGCCGATCTCGAACGCGCCCGTCGCGACGTCGAGCGAGACAAGACCCTGTTCGAAAAGGGCTATGTCAGCCGCCAGCGCCTGGACGATCGCCAGAGCGCCCTGAAGTCGGCCCAGGCAGCCTATAATGCCGCCAGCTTCGACCGGCGCTGGGGCCAGCTGGTCTCGCCGGCCTCCGGCGTGGTGCTGGCGCGCACCGCCCAGACCGGTGAGGTGGTGCAGCCCGGCCAGGTGGTGGCGCGGGTCGCCGACCTCAACAGCCCCCTGGTCCTGCGCCTGCCCCTGGCCGCCCGCGACGCCGCCCGCGTCCGGGTCGGCGACGGGGCCCGGATCAAGGTCGAGGATCTGGGCGGCACGCTGCTGACCGGCACCGTCACGCGGGTCGGCGAAGCTGCCGATACCCGCACGGGAGCTGTGACCGTGGAACTCGAACTGACCGGTCGCCCCGACCTGCGCAGCGGCCAGATCGCCAGTGCCGAGCTGTCGGTTCGTGCCGCCACCACACCGTCGGGCCCGGCCGCCGCCCAGTCCCGCATCCCCGCTGAGGCCCTGCTGGAGGCCAAGGGCTCCCGCGCCTTTGTGCTGCGTCTCGACGGCGGCGTCGCCCGCCGCACCGCCGTGGGCTTCGGCGGCTTTGACGGCGATGACGCCCTGGTCTCCGGCCTCGCCGACGGCACCCAGGTGATCACCGTCGGAGCCGGCTTCGTCAGCGACGGCGAAAAGGTGCGGGTTGTCGATCCGGCCAAGCTGGTCGGGGAGAACTAG